The DNA region AGGGCTCGATCGTGCTGGGCACCGGCGGCGACAACAGCAACGCCTCCGCCGGGTCGTTCTACGAGGGCGTGATGACCTCCGGCTGGTCCACCGACGCCGCCGACGCCGCGGTCCAGGCGAACATCGTGGCGGCCGGCTACACCGGAGGCGGCGACGGCACCTCGGGCGCCACCATCACCGGCCCCGGCGGCGCGTGCGTGGACGTGGACGGCGACGACGTGGGGGCCGACCACGCCGCGGTCCAGCTGTGGCAGTGCCAGTCCTGGGCGGTGGACCAGCACTGGACCCACGCCTCCGACAACTCCCTGGTGACTCTGGGCCGTTGCCTGGACATCATGGGCAACGCCACCGCGGCGGGCACCAAGGTCCAGCTGTGGGACTGCAACGGGGTCGGCGGCCAGAAGTGGGTGCAGCAGGCCGACGGCTCGCTGCGCAACCCGCAGTCGGGCCGCTGCCTGGACAGCCCGAGCGGCGCCACCGCCAACGGCACCCGGCTGCAGATCTGGGACTGCAACGGCTCCGCGGCCCAGCGGTTCGCCCTGAACTGACCGGGTGCGGGGGAGTGACCGGTTCTCGCCCGCGACCCCTTCCGCCGGCGCCGCGCCGTGGTGGACACTGCGCGCGACCGCGGTGCCGCCACTCCGGTCGCTCCCCCCACTCCCGGACCAAGGGCCTCCCCATGACGATGTCCCGGTCGTCCATCTCCCTGTCCCTGTCCCTGTCTCTGTCCCTGTGCATGGCCGCCGGACTGCTCCTCGCCGCCACCGGTGCGAGCGCCACCGCCGGAGCCGGCGCCTCCACCCGGGCGCCGGCCGCAGCTCCGGCTACCGCGGCGCCGGCCGTCACCCCTGCGGGCGCGTCGGTCCCCGGCCCGACCGCCGCTCCCGCGGACGTGTCCGCGTGGTACCCGCCGCTGTCCACCCGAGGCCGGTACATCGTGGACGCCCACGGCGACCGCTTCCGCCTCAAGGCCGCCAACTGGGACGGCGCGCAGGGCTCCTGGACCGGCAGCGGCGACATCGCCGACCCGGCGAACCACCACGCCGGCCAGGACTCGTACGGCATCCCGCTCGGCCTCGACCGCGTGCCGCTGGCCCAGTTGACGGCCGACTTCCACGACCTGGGACTCAACAGCATCCGGCTGCCGTTCTCCAACGAGATGGTGCACAGCACGACGCCGGTGCCCGACCGGGCCGTCGCGGCCAACCCCGCCCTGCGCGGCGACACACCGCTGCAGGTGTTCGACGCGGTGGTGGGCGCGCTCAGCGACAGCGGGTTCGCCGTCATCCTCAACAACCACACCACCACCTCGCGCTGGTGCTGCGGACTGGACGGCAACGAGCGCTGGAACACCAGCCAGTCCACCCGGCAGTGGGCCGACGACTGGGTGTTCATGGCCCGTCGCTACGCCTCGGTGCCCGGCGTGGTCGGGGCCGATCTGTACAACGAGGTCCGCAGGAACGCCCTGGACGACCCCAACTGGGGCCTGGGCGACGACCACGACTGGTACGCCGCCGCCCAACTGGCCGGCGACCGCATCCTCACCGAGGCGAACCCGCGGCTGCTCATCGTCGTCGAGGGCATCAACTGGACCGGTCTGCCGGTCGACGGGCTGCCGCACGGCCGCCCGATGCTCACCCCGGTCCGCGCCCTCTCCCACACCCTGGTGGACAGCCACAAGCTCGTCTACTCCGCGCACTTCTACGGGTACACCGGGCCGCACCACA from Actinacidiphila sp. DG2A-62 includes:
- a CDS encoding glycoside hydrolase family 5 protein, with amino-acid sequence MAAGLLLAATGASATAGAGASTRAPAAAPATAAPAVTPAGASVPGPTAAPADVSAWYPPLSTRGRYIVDAHGDRFRLKAANWDGAQGSWTGSGDIADPANHHAGQDSYGIPLGLDRVPLAQLTADFHDLGLNSIRLPFSNEMVHSTTPVPDRAVAANPALRGDTPLQVFDAVVGALSDSGFAVILNNHTTTSRWCCGLDGNERWNTSQSTRQWADDWVFMARRYASVPGVVGADLYNEVRRNALDDPNWGLGDDHDWYAAAQLAGDRILTEANPRLLIVVEGINWTGLPVDGLPHGRPMLTPVRALSHTLVDSHKLVYSAHFYGYTGPHHSGATGIGETHDPRYRDMTRAELDQALDDEAFFVEQPEQHFTAPVWVSEFGAGADETDAATRAWFADITDYLADHDADVAYWPLVGYQGHDTWALLSYDTAGNRTGILDPGDWRAAGWQHLTAAAGVTGPVAPVPVWRMLSTDHGDAVESLRARAAGDWDPGASKAVCTDGLRLIGLSHDGGRGLCTDAGAPDPRADAGGQSVVTDESYVPPGGDWASGYTKFQCPAGDFLIGYSLRGSRVSAALCVPGRTALAGAGRTVWFDRSDARPADAAGGDFAVGHYKGQCARDEYAAGIAFTTRVGSAQGPAALLCRALDAS